From the Natronoarchaeum philippinense genome, the window TGCTGATGCCATCGACGCGACGCTCGTCTCGTTCGATGTTGAACTCGTCGACCAAGGTGCAAAACTCCCAAGCAACGTGCTCTGATAGAGGGTCGTATCACTGGAGTTCCTCCGCCGGGCATTGGGCAAAAAATCGTCTCGCTTCCGGCTTAGTGATGCCGATCCTGCAATCAATCCCGCCGTGTCGGCGTCCTACGGCCGCGGCGGCTCGCCGTCGTACTTTTGGTGGTCGTTGTAGAAGTTCAGCATCGCAAACTTGAGTTTCTCGGGATCGACATCGAGCATTTCGTCGCGCTCCTCGGGCGGGAACGCGTCGCGGACGCTGTATTTCCCGAGTTCGCGTTCTTTCTCCTCGGTATACCGAGCGTCCAGCAGCGCGCGGACGCCGACATCTTCCGGCGAACGCAGCACCCGCCCGAGCGCCTGTCGCGTCTTGCGGATCGTCGGAATCTCGACGGCGTAGCGCCACCCGGCGTCCGAGACGCCCGCTCGGTCCCCGAAGGAGGCGTCGTAGGCGTCCTGCACGGCGTCGGCCCGGTCGTCGAGATGGGGGTAGGGGACACCGACCACGAGGACCGTGTTCGCGTCGTCGCCGTCGAAGCTCACGCCCTCAGCGAGCGTGCCCCACAGCGAGGTCAGCAGGACGCCGTCGTCGCCCTCGGTGAACGTCTCGCGTAGCTCCTCGGCGCTTTGGCCCGGTTCGTCGAGATAGCGCGTCGCGTCGATTCCCTGCAGGTGACTGTGGTACCGCTCGGCTTCGCTGTAACTCGGGAAGAAGGCGAGCACGTTGCCCGGCGTGAAGCGCACGGCGTCACGGAGCACGTCCGCGACGGCCTGCTGGACCTCGGGATCGCTCCGATCGCTGGCGAACAGCGGCGGCGTCCCGACGGCGTAGGTCCGCCGATTTTCCTCGGGGAACTGCAGGCCGTAGGCCAGTGTCACCGGATTCGAGAGGCCGAGCACGTCGGAAAACACGTCGAACGGGCGCAGCGTCGCGCTCATCAGCACGCTGGCGTGGACCTGGTCGAACAGCGTCTCGGTCACCTCGCGGGGGATGCAGTTGTACAGTTCGGCGCGGCCGTACACGTCGCCCGTTCCGGCGTCCCGGCGCACCGAGACGACGGGGTACTGTCCGAGCTCGGTCCCCTCGGACATCCACGCGTCCAGAAACGCGGCGGCCTGTAGCGTCTGGCACTCCTGTCGGGTGCTCGACTCGCCGTTCTTGTAGGCCTCCTCGTAGCGCTCGTCGAGCGTTCGGCCGAGCTTCTGGGCGGCCTCGATGTCGCCGTCGATCCCCTGCCCGGAGTAGGCCTGCAGGAACGTTCTGGTGAGGTCGTCCCGACCCTCTTCGTTGGCGATCGCAACGTCCTCCCAGTTTTCGTCGATCTGCTCGCGCCCGCCGAACTGGAAGGAATCGTCGTAGGTCTCGACCAGCGCGTCCCGGAACGCCCCGATCACGTTCTGTGCGCGCTCTGCGCGAGGCTCGTCCGAATCACGCAACTCGTCGACGGCGGCGTCGAGCGTGTTTTCGGTGAGCGTACGGGTGGCGTGATCGCGGGCAGCACCCTCAACGTTGTGAGCCTCGTCGAAGACGGTGATCACGTCCTCGGGATCCCGACCGAGCCACCGGAAGAACTGCTCGCGGATCATCGGATCCAGTAGGTGGTGGTAGTTACAGACGACCAGATCGACGCCCTCGATGCCGTCTTTGAGCAGTTCGTACCCGCAAAAGCCCTGCTCGTGGGCGTGTTCGTAGATCTCCTCGGGCCGCCGGATGTCCTCGAACAGCCAGTCGTAGAAGGCGTCGGTGTCGCCGGTGAGATTCTTGTAGTAGTAGTCGCAGGTGTTGTTGTCCTCCAAGGCTTCGACCTGCTCCTCGACGGCGTCGAGTTCGTCCATCACCGCGCTGCGGGCCTCGGCGGCCTGCTCGTCGCCTTCCTGACTGGCTTCCAGCAGTTCCTGCTGACGCTTTTCTAACTGCTTTTCGTCGCGTTCGGCGTCGACCAGTTCGTAGGTGTTGTCCCGCAGCACCTGACACTCCTCGTAGTCCACGTCGATGTGGCACATCGACCCCTTGCCCTTGAACACGACTGCCCGGATCGGCTCCTGTCGAGTGATCGCACGCGCCTCCCGGACGAACTGGCGCATCTGCTGGTGGACGTTGGTCGTGATGACGACCGTCTTGTCCTCCTCGCGGGCGTACTCCAGTGCCGGCACCAGCGCCGACAGCGTCTTCCCCGTCCCGCAGGCCCCCTCGAACAGCACGTCCTGATCGCGCGCGAGGGCGTTGTGGATGCGGTCCATCGCCTCCCGCTGGTTCTCGTAGGGCTCGTCGTAGGGGAAAAACCGCATGTACCCGTTGGTTTCGGCCACGACAGGTTCGTGGGTCCCGATCTACCAAAAGGGTTCGGCTGGGGGCGCTCGCGAACGCTCGACGCCGCCCTCTCGCGGACGACGCCGCGGCGTCACGCCGCTATTAGTCCCCGGCGTCCGTACGCTCGCCCGTGACAGAACGCGTTCGGCTCGACGACTGGGACGAGGTGTGCGACGCGTTGCGCCGGTTCGGCGAACCCGGCGACGTGACCGTCGGCGACGACCGACTCCGGATCGAGTTCGGATCCGCACGCGTCGAGGTATCTCGGGACGGGCGCGTGAAGACGGGAATGGCGCTCCACGACTTCGAGCGGGAGGGCGCGGCGGAACTCGTCGTGGACCACGACGCCGGGACGCTCACGCTCGACGCCGACGACGTGAGCTACACGTTCAGGCGCCCGTAGCTTTACCCTGCCCCTCGCGCTACTGGAGGATATGCGTAACAGGCTGCTGAACCGCTTTCGCGGGGGCGTCCGGTGGCTTCGCCGACGCCTCGGCCGAGCGATCCGCGGAGGACGCCTCCGTCTCGAGGAGACCACCACTCTCGTACACGTCTCCATCCTGCTGTTTGTCCCGGTTGTCGTCGGGCTGCTCACCTACCTCTCGACGCAACTGGACTACCTTTCTTTCTTCCTGTTCCCGCCGCTGGCCGCCGGTACGTACGCGCTGTTTGCGAATCCCGAGCACGAAGCCGCCTCGCCGGTCCGGTTCGTCGCGGGGCTGACCGCGGGCGCCGTTTGCGCGTGGATCGCGGTCGGGGTGGCCGTCGTCGTCATCTACCCGGACCAGCCGGCCGCAGCGATCGAAGTCGACGCCCCGGGCGCCGCCTTCGCGGTCTTTCTCACGGGCGTCGTCACGTGGGCGCTGGACATAGAGGAGGCCGCCGCGTTCTCGACGGCGCTGCTCGGCCTGCTGGTCGACCCCGTCAGACAGGCCTCCTTTGTCGCAAGCGTCTTCGTGAGCTCGACCCTCGTCGCCACCGTCTTCGCCGTCTGGCGCCAGCGGTTCTACAAACAGCGCGCCCGCTACCTCTATGCTTCCACCACGGGCGCCGACAACGTGCTCGTCCCGATCCGCGGCGATCCCGTCGAGGCGACGACCATGATCGCGGGGCGGATCGCCGCCGCCCACGACGCCGGGAAGGTCGTCCTGCTGGACGTGGTCGAGGAGGACTCGGTTGCGACTGCAGAGCGGGCACTGCTCGGGAACGGCGCCGACACCGAGACGGCCGTCGACGCCGACGCTGACGCGGGCGGAGGCGGGGCGGCGCCGGCGCTCGAAGCGACGGTCGCAGACTTAGAGCAGTTAGCCGACCGGGTCGAGACCGTCCTCGACGTTCCCTGCGAGGTGATCGTCGCCCCGAGCGGCGGGTCGCCGGCGACGACGGTACGGCGGGTCGCCGACGAGGCCAACTGCGATCTGATCGCCGCGCCCTACGAGACCGAGGACGGCGAGGTGACGCCGTACGTCGAGCGCTTGCTGGCGGCGCGGATGGACGTTCTCGTCCACCGGTCCTGCGACGGGCGAACGGACTGGCGGCGGATCACGGTCCCCGTCAGGCGTGCCGGTGACACCGCACATGCCATGATCGACTTCGCCTGCCGACTTGCCGGAGACATCGGCCGCGTGAGCGTCGCCCACTGCATCGACGCCGAGGCCCAGCGGCGCACGGCCGACGAGATGCTGGCGAACCTCGCCGAAACGCCGGACTGCGACATCGAGACGCGCGTTCCGAAGGCGTCGATCGAGCGCTTCCTCCGCCAAGTCGCGCCGGCGACTGATCTCGTCGTCGTCGGTGCGAGCCGCGATCGCAGTACCGCCTCCCGGTTGGTGTCGCCGCCGACGTTCGAGCGCATCGACGATCTCGATACCGATCTCGCAATCGTGGCCCACCGGTGAGCGACCTTGACTCGTCCGCTCCCGTGACTCTGTCGTCGGAGCGTTCTTCGCGATCGACCGCGCCGCGTTCGACTCCTATATCCGTGCCGTCGCGTACCGTCGGCTATGGGACTCGTGGCGGAGTTCGACATCCACTGTGAACACCTTCCGGCCGTCGACGCCGCGGCGTCGGTTCCGCCGGCGACGATGGTGCTCGAACT encodes:
- a CDS encoding ATP-dependent DNA helicase — its product is MAETNGYMRFFPYDEPYENQREAMDRIHNALARDQDVLFEGACGTGKTLSALVPALEYAREEDKTVVITTNVHQQMRQFVREARAITRQEPIRAVVFKGKGSMCHIDVDYEECQVLRDNTYELVDAERDEKQLEKRQQELLEASQEGDEQAAEARSAVMDELDAVEEQVEALEDNNTCDYYYKNLTGDTDAFYDWLFEDIRRPEEIYEHAHEQGFCGYELLKDGIEGVDLVVCNYHHLLDPMIREQFFRWLGRDPEDVITVFDEAHNVEGAARDHATRTLTENTLDAAVDELRDSDEPRAERAQNVIGAFRDALVETYDDSFQFGGREQIDENWEDVAIANEEGRDDLTRTFLQAYSGQGIDGDIEAAQKLGRTLDERYEEAYKNGESSTRQECQTLQAAAFLDAWMSEGTELGQYPVVSVRRDAGTGDVYGRAELYNCIPREVTETLFDQVHASVLMSATLRPFDVFSDVLGLSNPVTLAYGLQFPEENRRTYAVGTPPLFASDRSDPEVQQAVADVLRDAVRFTPGNVLAFFPSYSEAERYHSHLQGIDATRYLDEPGQSAEELRETFTEGDDGVLLTSLWGTLAEGVSFDGDDANTVLVVGVPYPHLDDRADAVQDAYDASFGDRAGVSDAGWRYAVEIPTIRKTRQALGRVLRSPEDVGVRALLDARYTEEKERELGKYSVRDAFPPEERDEMLDVDPEKLKFAMLNFYNDHQKYDGEPPRP
- a CDS encoding HPP family protein, with amino-acid sequence MRNRLLNRFRGGVRWLRRRLGRAIRGGRLRLEETTTLVHVSILLFVPVVVGLLTYLSTQLDYLSFFLFPPLAAGTYALFANPEHEAASPVRFVAGLTAGAVCAWIAVGVAVVVIYPDQPAAAIEVDAPGAAFAVFLTGVVTWALDIEEAAAFSTALLGLLVDPVRQASFVASVFVSSTLVATVFAVWRQRFYKQRARYLYASTTGADNVLVPIRGDPVEATTMIAGRIAAAHDAGKVVLLDVVEEDSVATAERALLGNGADTETAVDADADAGGGGAAPALEATVADLEQLADRVETVLDVPCEVIVAPSGGSPATTVRRVADEANCDLIAAPYETEDGEVTPYVERLLAARMDVLVHRSCDGRTDWRRITVPVRRAGDTAHAMIDFACRLAGDIGRVSVAHCIDAEAQRRTADEMLANLAETPDCDIETRVPKASIERFLRQVAPATDLVVVGASRDRSTASRLVSPPTFERIDDLDTDLAIVAHR